TCGTCTTCCACCACCAAGATTTTCTGCGTCATGCTCTGCCTCCGCGCCCCCCTCGAAATTCACCCTATCGGAACCAGGATGAACGCCAGATGAATTGCTCCCCGACGATACTCGGGACCTTCTGAGGGTCACGGTACAATGTCGCCACTCAAGGTCCCAAGCCCGAGCACTGCGCCATGAGAATTCTGGTTGTCGAAGATGAAGCGACCCTGGCCGAGGCGATCGCCGAGGTTCTGAGGGAAGAAAGTTACGCCGTCGACCTGGTCGGTACCGGGGAGGATGCGGACGAGATGGTGGCGTTCAACGACTACGATCTGGTGCTCCTGGACTGGACTATCCCCGCCCCGTCGGGTCTTGAGCTCCTGCGCCGCTGGCGCAAGCAGGGCAAAGACTTGCCGGTGCTCATGCTCACCGGCCACGATTCGGTGGAAGACCGCATCGACGGTCTGGATCACGGCGCCGACGATTATCTGACCAAGCCCTTCGCCTTCGCCGAGCTCCTGGCCCGGGTGCGCAGCCTGCTACGGCGGCGCCACCGCACCTACCAGGGACCGCTGAAGGCTGCGGACCTGGAGATGGACCGGTCGGAGCACCGGGTGCTGCTGGCGGGGGAGCCGGTGCAGCTTTCCCCCAAGGAATTCGCTCTGCTCGAATATCTGCTGGTGCGCAAGGGTGAGGTGGTCTCCCGCACGGAGATTTCGGAGCACGTTTGGGATGCCAGCTTCGACGCCATGACCAACACCATCGACGTCATTCTGCACCGTCTGCGCAAGAAGATCGACCACGGGCGCAAGGGCAAGCTGATCCACACCGTCAAGGGCTTCGGCTACGTGCTGCGGGAGGCGCGATCGTGAGGCGGGCTACTCAGCCAGGGTCGCCGGTAGCTCGACCACGAAGGTAGAGCCCTCCTCCGGTTCGCTCTCGACCCACACCCGGCCGTGGTGCAGCTCCACGAAGTGTTTGACGATGGATAGGCCCAGACCGGTGGACGGGGCGCGGGCGTAGGCTTCTCCGGAGAGGCGCTCGAAGCGCTCGAAGATCCGCTCCCGGACTTCCGCCGGGACACCGGGACCTTCGTCCTGGACCTCGATGCGGGCGACGGTTTGCCCATCGGGCCCCTCGTTGTGCTCCTCGGGCCGCAGTCGGACGGTGACGGTGGAGCGCCGGGGAGCGTACTTCACCGCGTTGCCGATGAGGTTGTCCAGCACCCGGCCGATGCGTTCCTTGTCCACCACCGCCATCAGCGGCTCGTCGCCGCCGGTCTCGAAAACCAGCCGCATCTCCCGCTCTTGGGCCAGAGGCCGGTTGCGCTCCACTGCCAGCGCCGTCAGGGTCTCCAGATCCTCCTCCATAGGGTGCAGCGTCAGCTTGCCGCTCTCGATGGCGGTGGTGTCCAGCAGGTCGGTGACGATGTTGAGGATGCGCTGCACCGAAGCGACGATGGAGCCGCCGATGGTGCGCAGGCGTCGAGGCTCTTCGCTGCGTTCGGCGATCAGGCCGGCGTAGCCGTAGATCAGGCTCAGGGGATTCTTGATGTCGTGGGCGGCGATGGCCAGGAACTCGCTCTTGACCTGATTGAGCTTTTCCAGCTCGCGGTTGGCGTGGGCCAGCTCGTCCTTCTGGGCGACCACCTCGGCGGTTCTCTCCGCCACCTTGGCCTCCAGTTGCTCGGTACGGTGCAGCAGATGGCGTACCCGCAGGTGGTAGACCAGCCGCGCCAGCGCCGCCGCCGCCAGCAGCACCAGCAGGTAGAACCACGGCGTCTCCCAGAAGTGGCGTCGGATGAAGATCTCGAAGCCGGTGGTCACCGGGCTCCACACCCCGTCCTCGTTGGCCGCCTGCACTTCGAAGCGGTAGAGCCGGCCGGTGGGTAGGTTGGTGTACGTGGCCCGGCGTTGGTCGCCGGCGTCGATCCAGCCGCGGTCGAAGCCCGCCAAACGATAGCGGAACCGAACTTGCTCCGGCGCCCGGAAGCTGTTGCCGGCGTAGAAGATCTCCAGGCGCTCGTGCCCCGGCTTCAGCTCGGTGGGGTCGCTGTCCTCGGCGCCCTCCTGGTCGCTCTCCCGCTCCAGCACTCGCTCCAGCGGCTCCCCGTCCACCTGCACCGATTCCACCACCACCGTCGGCGGCACGCGGTTGCGCAGGATCTGCCGCGGGTCCATGGCGGCGACGCCGCGCACCGTGGCAAACCACAGCCGGCCGTCGGCGGAGCGAACGCCGCTGGGCTGCCCGCCGCCGTTGCATTCGGCGGAACGCATGCCGTCGCCGGCCCCCAGGTGCAGGCTCTCCACGGTTTCCCGGCGACCCGCCGCCACCGCCTCCAGCTGTTCTTTTTCCACCGCAAAAATGCCCTGATTGCAGCTCATCCAGAGGCGTCCCTGGTCGTCCTCGAGAATCTGGAAGATGACGTCGCTGAACAAACCCTGGGCGGTGGTGAAGGTGGTCAGCTGGCCGTCCCGAAGCCGGCTGAGGCCGCCATAGGTGCCGATCCAGAGGCTGCCATCGGTGTCCTGGTGCAGGGTCAGCACGGTGTCGTGGGCGAGGCCGTCCGCGGCGGTCCAGGTGGTGACCTCGGTGCCGTCCCACTGCCACAGCCCCTGGCCGTTGGTGCCCGCCAGCAGGTGCCCCTGGGCATTGCTGGCGAGGGCCAGGACGGTGATCCCGGAGAAAGCGTTCTTGCCGGCTTCCCTCGTGCCATCCGGGGGTTGAAATCGGCGGCCGTCGAAACGGTCGATGCCGCCCCCGAGAGTGCCTACCCAGAGGGTTCCGCCGGGATCTTCGTAGAGGGAGAGAACGGTCTCGCCGCCGAGTCCTTGGTCGCGGGTGAAGAGATCCAGGCGCCCGCTCATGGGCGTGTCCGAGGAGGGATCCCGCAGCCGGTGAAGGCCGGCGTCCCGGGTGCCGATCCACAGATCGCCCCGGTGGTCTTGCCAGAGGGCGGTGACGGAGTCGCTGATCAAGCCGTCGGCGGTGGTCAGGATCTCCAATCCCCCTTCCCCCAGGCCGTGCCCTCCTTCCGTCAGGCAGGCCACGCCGCCGCCCTCGGTACCCACCCACAGCTCGCCGTCGCGGCCCTCGAGCACTGACCAAACATAGTTGGCTCCCAGCCCCTCGGGGACTCCGTAGGGGGTGAAGGTGCCGTCCATGAGACGGTCCAGCCCGCCGCCCTCGGTGCCGATCCACAGGCTGCCTTCGCGGTCCTCGAAGAGGCTCAGCACCACGTCGCTGCCCAGGCCGTCCTCGGCGTTCCAGGTCACCCACCCGCTCTCGTCGCTGCGCGCCAGCCCGCCGCCGTAGGTGCCCACCCACAGGTTGCCGTCGCTATCCGACAACAGCGCCTTGACCGCGTCGCCGGGTAGGCCGTCGGCGGTGGTGAAGAGCCGAGGCTCCCCGTCCAGTCGCGCCAGACCATGGCTCAGGGTGCCGGCCCACAGGATTCCGTCGGCGTCCCGCAACAGGCTGAGGATGCTGTCGCCGGCGAGGCGCGCGGCCACGCCTTGGGCGCTGGGTCCGGGTCGCCAGGGTTCCAGCTCGTCGCCCTCGAGGCGCCACAGGCCGTGCTTGCGGGTGCCCACCCACAGGCCGCCGGCGTCCGGCTGCAGGGAGAGAACGGTGGCCCCGGGGAGCGGGTTGGAGTCGCCGTCCACCCTCGCCCAGCGCCCGCCCCGGCGCCGCCAAAGTCCCTGCTCCGCGGTGCCCAGCCACAGATTTCCCCCGGCGTCCTCGGCCAGCGCGTGGATCGAGGCGTCGGCTAGCTCCGGCAGGGCGTCCGCCAGGCTCTCGAAGCTCCCCCCCCGGTAGCGGCTGAGGCCGCCGCCACGGGTGCCCACCCACAGCGTGCCCCGGCGGTCTTCCAGCAGGGTGCGGACGTAGCTGCTGGCGAGCCCAGGGGTGTTGCGGGCGTCGAAGACGCTGAGTTGGCGGCCGTCGAAGCGGGCCAGCCCTTCCTGGGTGGCGATCCACAAATAGCCATCGGCGGTCTGCAGCACGTCTTGGACGTGGGATTGAGGTAGCTCGTCCTGCCAGCGGTCGTGAATGTACTGAGAGGGCAGCTTGGCAGGGTCGAGGGCGGCGGCGGACACGGCGCCGAGAAGCGCCGCCGTGGTCAGCACGAGGATCTTCGCCGGGCGGTGAAATCGCCAGAAAAGTCCGGAGCGGAAAATGTCGAAGAGATCTGTCATGCGCCGTTAATCTACCTCAGACTATGGTCTTGGGACATGGGAGGCGTTAGTCACGAGTAGAAGCCGAGAGACAAGAACCAAGAGACTCGAGCTCACCAGACCGTAATCCACCAGACTGCTATTCACCAGACCGTAACGAACCAGACCGCAACTAACCAGACCGAGGGAGATCGATCATGTTGGGAAAATTCAGACGACGCGAGGAACTTCGGGCGTTGGGACGGCACGTTGCCGCCACCCTGGCGCTCATCCTGCTGGGAGCCGCCTTCCTCTTCAGCCTCACCACCAACCCTCGCTCCGCCCGGGCCGCTACGCCGGGGGATGTGCTCGACTGCACGGCGGTGCTCAACATTCAGATCACCGAGCTTCAGCGCCAGACCACCCGTGCCGTGCGGGCCATGCGCGAGCAGGCCGCTATCGCGGATCTGCGCCATCTGATCTCCATTCACAGTGACATTCCGGAACAGACCCTCATCGACAGCGGTCAGCCGATGCAGAAGCTGGCCGGCGAGGCCATGGCGGCCCGCATCGCCGGAATCACTCTGAGCGAGGTCCGCGCCCTGGTGGACGGTGGAACCAGCGTGCGGGACATCGTGGTGCAGAGCGGCGCCGAGCCTCAGATCATGCTCTTCGCCCTCAACGGCCTCAACTCGGCGCTCAACTTCCACACCCACGTCGTCACCACCATGGGTCTGCCGGATACCGACGAGGACGGCGTGCCCAATATGCGGGATGACGACATCGACGGCGACGGCATGCCCAACTTCGCCGATGCAGATGTCGATGGCGACGGCTTGGGCAACGACGTGGACGACGACATCGACGGCGACGGTCTCGCCAATCTCTTCGACGACGATGTCGACGGTGACTTCGTCATCAACACCGACGACTTCGACATCGACGGCGACGGCCTCGACAACCAGACCGACGACGACGACGACGGCGACGGCCTGCAGGACGACGCCGACAGCTTCCTCGCCGCTCCCGGTCTGCCCAACTGGGTGGACTTCCGGGCGCCTCCCACCGGTGGAGGCCCGTCTGGAGACGACGACGACGACGACGACGACGATGACGACGACGACGACGATGACGACGACGACGATGACGACGACGACGACGACGACGACGACGATGACGATGACGACGACGACGACGACGACGATGATGATGATGATGACGACGACGACGACGATGATGACGACGACGACGACGATGATGACGACGACGACGATGATGACGACGACGACGTCTGATCTACAGGCAGCATAAGGAGATAGACTGTCTCCTTGAGGCGCGGCGCCGGTCTGTTCCTGTTGGGACCGGCGCCGCGCTTTTTTCTTGCCCTTCCGTCGGTGCCCACCGCAGGCGGAGGGCGCGCACCGTGGGCTTCTCCCGCCTCGCTCTCGCTGGCCTCTGACTTCTGCCATGGGCTGCCGAGGGCTTCGAAAGTCTCCGCCGGATGCCCGCTGGGATGCCGCCGGGTGATCCGGTGAGGTTGGCCTACCCTTGCTCCACCCATCAGCCGCGGCTAGGATTGGCTACCTATGGGCACCAGCAGCCATTCCGCCTCTTCGTCGAAAGATTCCGTCCAAGGCTTTTCGTGGCCCGGGTTGCTCGGAACCCTCGGCGGCGTCTTCCTGGGGGGCGTCCTGCTCTTCGCCGCCTGGGCCAAGATTCTCGATCCCTCCGCTTTCGCCGATCAGATCCGCCTCGAGGGGCTTGACTTCCTATTCTCCGCGGCGGTCGTCGCGGCCATCGCCCTGGTCTTGGAGGTCGGTTTGGGCGGCGCCTTGTTGCTGGGGATCCGCCGGTTGTGGGTGCTCGTTCCGACGGCGCTCCTGGTGGTCTTCTTTCTCTGGCTCACCGGCCGCAACTACTGGCTGACGGAACAGGGCCTGCGCTCCGCCAGCGAATCCTGCGGCTGCTTCGGCAACTTGGTGCAGCGCTCGCCGGCGGAGGCCTTCTGGCAGGATTTGTTGCTGCTGGTACCGCCGCTGCTGCTGGCCTTCCTGGGCCGCCGCTGGCTTTCTACCCGCTGGATCTGGCCGCGGGTTGCGGTGGTCGCCGTGGTGACGGTGGCAGCCTTGGGTGTGGCCTGGAAGTCCGACGAGCTGCCTCTGGACAATCTGGCCACCCGGCTGCGCCCGGAGGTGAAGGTCCAGGAATTGTGCACCGCCGGGGAGGAGAAAGTCTGCCTCGATCTGGTGGTGCCGGAGCTCCTGGAAGGCCGCCATCTGGTGATTCTGGCGGACCTGGAGGATGAGACCTTCACCGCCGCCATGGATCAGCTCAACGCCTACGCTCTCGATGCCGCAGGCCCCACCCTGTGGGTGCTGAGCTCTGCGGAAGCGGACGAGCAGCGCCGCTTCTTCTGGCAGTGGGGACCGGCGTTTGAAATTCGCGAAACCCCGGAGCCGCTGATGCAGCCGCTGTACCGGCAGCTGCCGCGCTCCTTCACCGTGCAGGACGGCGAGGTCTTGGAGACCTACTCCGGCCTGCCCCCCCTCGACCGCTTGGCCGGCACGACCGGTGTCGCCGCGTCCGCAACCTCTCAGGAGGCACCATGAGCTCCTTCTCTCGTCCCATTGCTCTTCTTTCTTGTCGCATCGCCGTCTTGGGGGTGCTGATGTCTCTAGTCTGGGTTCTGGGGGTGCCGGCTTCGGCTCAGGTGCCCGCGGACAGCGTGCTGCGGGGCTTCGTCCCTACCGGTGATTTCATCGTCACCGTCGATGGGGTGGAGCAGCCCAAGGCCAAGCTCTACCAGAGCCAGCGGGCCGGTGCGTTCCTGCTGCGCTCCGCCGGCTTCGAGCAGCCCCTGATGATCAGCCCGCGGGCGGGGGTGGTGCAGACCGTACCGCTGATGAGCTTGGCTCTGCGGGGAGACGGCTCCGCCGACATCCTGGCGGATGCGGAGCTGGTCCCGGTGGGAGGCTTCCAATTCGAGGGCGACGACGTGGTCTTCACGGTGCAGGGCAAGGAGGTGCGGCTCAAGCAGCGGCCGGATCTCACCGGCGCCCACAGTGGCCAGGGGCTGCGGGACTACAACCCCCGCTACGTAATGTTGGCGGACGACTACACTCCCGACGCGGCGGCCATCCAAAGCCTGCGGAATAGCTCCAAGGACATCCGCGTCCGCACCTTCTTCGGTTCCTGGTGCTCCTTCTGCAAGCGCTATGTGCCGCGCTTCCTGCGGGTGGAGGAAGAGCTCGCCGGTTCGGGCATCGACTTCGACTACTACGGTCTGGCGAGGAACTTCAGCGACGACCAGGAAGCCAAGAGCAACGGCGTTCACGGTGTGCCCACGGGCATCGTCTACGTCGGCGGCAAGGAGGTGGGCCGCATCGAGCGCAACGACTGGCAGGCTCCGGAGAAAGCTCTTCTCAAGCTCGTGAACGGAGGGTAAGGGCATGGGAGCATCGACGCGCCCGTCTCTCCTCGCCGTTCTTTGTATCGTTCTCGGGAGCTCGGGCTCGATGCTGGCCCAGGACCCTATCGATTTCGGCCCGGAGCCGGAGGCCGAGGCGGCGCCGGCACCGGCGCCGGAAGGTTGGCAGCTGGACTGGGGGCTGGAGGCCAAGGCCCACTATCGGGACAGCGAAGAGAATCGCTTCCCCCTACGCTTCCCCTTCACGCCGGAAATGTTGCCGCCGGGGGAGGAAGACGGATTCCTGACCACCGTGGACCCGGGCTCCAACTTCGAGGTCTCGGTGTTCACCCTGCTCCTCGACGCCCGGCTGGGCAATGCCATCCAGGCTCATGCCAAGGTCGACTTCATCGATCTCCACGACCGCAACCCCACCTCCGGTGACCGCAAGGTCGACGTCGATGAGGTGTGGATCCGCTTCGGCCAGGAAATGGAGCCGGCGCGGGAGGCGGACGGCTTCGGCGTGTACGCCAAGATCGGTAAATTCGCTCACTTCGAGCGTCAGGACGACCGCCACTTGGAGAGCTACGGTTTGGTCTCCACCGCCTTCAACCGATTCGAAGACACCGGTTTGGAGGTGGGCTTCGACCTCGGTCGGCACCTCTACCTCAAGACCTCCGTGACCCAAGGCAACCCCCTCTTTCTGCGCGACCCCAACGCCCTCGCCGGTGA
The Acidobacteriota bacterium genome window above contains:
- a CDS encoding response regulator transcription factor produces the protein MRILVVEDEATLAEAIAEVLREESYAVDLVGTGEDADEMVAFNDYDLVLLDWTIPAPSGLELLRRWRKQGKDLPVLMLTGHDSVEDRIDGLDHGADDYLTKPFAFAELLARVRSLLRRRHRTYQGPLKAADLEMDRSEHRVLLAGEPVQLSPKEFALLEYLLVRKGEVVSRTEISEHVWDASFDAMTNTIDVILHRLRKKIDHGRKGKLIHTVKGFGYVLREARS
- a CDS encoding two-component regulator propeller domain-containing protein — its product is MTDLFDIFRSGLFWRFHRPAKILVLTTAALLGAVSAAALDPAKLPSQYIHDRWQDELPQSHVQDVLQTADGYLWIATQEGLARFDGRQLSVFDARNTPGLASSYVRTLLEDRRGTLWVGTRGGGLSRYRGGSFESLADALPELADASIHALAEDAGGNLWLGTAEQGLWRRRGGRWARVDGDSNPLPGATVLSLQPDAGGLWVGTRKHGLWRLEGDELEPWRPGPSAQGVAARLAGDSILSLLRDADGILWAGTLSHGLARLDGEPRLFTTADGLPGDAVKALLSDSDGNLWVGTYGGGLARSDESGWVTWNAEDGLGSDVVLSLFEDREGSLWIGTEGGGLDRLMDGTFTPYGVPEGLGANYVWSVLEGRDGELWVGTEGGGVACLTEGGHGLGEGGLEILTTADGLISDSVTALWQDHRGDLWIGTRDAGLHRLRDPSSDTPMSGRLDLFTRDQGLGGETVLSLYEDPGGTLWVGTLGGGIDRFDGRRFQPPDGTREAGKNAFSGITVLALASNAQGHLLAGTNGQGLWQWDGTEVTTWTAADGLAHDTVLTLHQDTDGSLWIGTYGGLSRLRDGQLTTFTTAQGLFSDVIFQILEDDQGRLWMSCNQGIFAVEKEQLEAVAAGRRETVESLHLGAGDGMRSAECNGGGQPSGVRSADGRLWFATVRGVAAMDPRQILRNRVPPTVVVESVQVDGEPLERVLERESDQEGAEDSDPTELKPGHERLEIFYAGNSFRAPEQVRFRYRLAGFDRGWIDAGDQRRATYTNLPTGRLYRFEVQAANEDGVWSPVTTGFEIFIRRHFWETPWFYLLVLLAAAALARLVYHLRVRHLLHRTEQLEAKVAERTAEVVAQKDELAHANRELEKLNQVKSEFLAIAAHDIKNPLSLIYGYAGLIAERSEEPRRLRTIGGSIVASVQRILNIVTDLLDTTAIESGKLTLHPMEEDLETLTALAVERNRPLAQEREMRLVFETGGDEPLMAVVDKERIGRVLDNLIGNAVKYAPRRSTVTVRLRPEEHNEGPDGQTVARIEVQDEGPGVPAEVRERIFERFERLSGEAYARAPSTGLGLSIVKHFVELHHGRVWVESEPEEGSTFVVELPATLAE
- a CDS encoding thioredoxin family protein, translated to MSSFSRPIALLSCRIAVLGVLMSLVWVLGVPASAQVPADSVLRGFVPTGDFIVTVDGVEQPKAKLYQSQRAGAFLLRSAGFEQPLMISPRAGVVQTVPLMSLALRGDGSADILADAELVPVGGFQFEGDDVVFTVQGKEVRLKQRPDLTGAHSGQGLRDYNPRYVMLADDYTPDAAAIQSLRNSSKDIRVRTFFGSWCSFCKRYVPRFLRVEEELAGSGIDFDYYGLARNFSDDQEAKSNGVHGVPTGIVYVGGKEVGRIERNDWQAPEKALLKLVNGG